A window from Mixophyes fleayi isolate aMixFle1 chromosome 12, aMixFle1.hap1, whole genome shotgun sequence encodes these proteins:
- the LOC142109088 gene encoding cortexin domain-containing 1 protein-like, translated as MDDPTLLPLVDVDKGFAIALFLLLCVFLAMMIVRCARLIMDPYKDIPNSMWEDQ; from the coding sequence ATGGATGATCCCACCTTATTACCCCTTGTGGATGTGGATAAAGGATTTGCCATTGCCTTGTTCCTGCTCCTGTGCGTATTCCTGGCCATGATGATCGTGCGTTGCGCCAGACTCATAATGGATCCCTACAAGGATATCCCAAATTCCATGTGGGAGGACCAATAG